A window of Roseobacter fucihabitans genomic DNA:
GAGACTCCCTGACGCGTGTTAACGGTCAAGCTTTAGCGGTTGAACGCAGAACGTGCAAAACACGCCCGACCGGTCATGGCGGGAAAGCGACATCCCAAGCAAAGGTGGCCTAAAGCCCACCCTACGTAAGCGTTGCTTCAGGTTTTGAAGTTTCAGGGTAGCAGTTGCTCGATTTCCTTTTGTTTATGGCGATTGACGATGGCTTTGAGGACGCCTGTCAGATAATTATGTGACTCGATTTGGGTGAGTTTGCATGTTTCAATCAGTGACGCGAGCACGGCCCAGTTCTGTTACATTCCATGCGCGATCATCGCGGGTGATCGCTCAAAAGTAACCCTTCTTTGTCCTGCCGCTTCCCGGATTGAGAACCATAGCGGCGTCTCATCTATTACCCAGCAGACGATTGCGCAGCAATCTGCCGAGAGGGCATGAAGAGCTTCGCAGATGCTTTGAGATGCGCCAGCAAGGCGCGGCCTCAGTTCATGTGCGGCCTTGTCGACCCAGAACGCCAAAGTGGAGCGGTCGATATCGACGCCCTATCGCGCATAGATTTGCGATTGACGATACAGTGGCAGATGGTCGGCATACTTCGAGACAATCACACTGGCGACAGCCGCCTCGGCCGGCATCCCATCTTCGATCAGTTGCAGTTTGGCAGGCGCGTGCACAATTCCAGCTTCACATGACCGGCATCTATACTTAGGACGACGGGTGACGATGACGCGGAACTGCGCAGGGATGATATCCAGCCGTTTGCTGACGCCTTTGCCCCCCTCTCATTGATCGCTTTGCAATCAACTGCCGGGCAGAGGATGACGTGGCGCTCAGTACCGCAACCACAGGTCACGTCTGGGGCGCGCACTTCCTCGATGCGCAGCAAATGCTTTGGCAGAACCCCGCGCTCTTTGCTTTGGGGTGATCAACTGCTTTATCCTCAACCTGGACGACAGCCATGGCTGTCTCAATATCGTCCAGCGCAAGGTGGTATGGATCCGCCCTCCCGGCGGATTTCTACGTAATCGCCTGCCGGGCAATAGATGGCCCTTCTCGCACTTTGCGCCGTAAAGCGCCTGCTTGAAGTCTGCCAGCAGTTTTTCAAGGCGCACAACGGGACCTTCCTTGAGTTCGATGATGCCATCACACTCATCAATAGTCCTGTTTTGCGCGCCAATCTGGACCTTTGCCGTCAATTAAGAGGGCCTTGAACGCATCGATATCGTCCACTGCCCGACAGGGCATCGCATAGCGATGTCCCGAGAGGGAGGAAGATCAGCAGGAAAAGGCATGGATGTTTTTTACCAAAACCTCGCCTCAGCCGCCTGCGTAAAACGCCGTCCGAGTTATTCTGTCGCAGCAGGTAGACGGCTCTTCAACGGCGTTACCCCCCGCCAATCCAGACCCGCAAACAGCGCCTCAAATTGCGCAGGGTCCAGCCGTAAAACGCCGTCGCGAATGATAGGCCATTTGAATGCATTCTGCTACAATCGTTTGTACTCCATGACCAAGCCGGTCCCATCCCATCCTTTACCCTCGTCGTGCTTGATCTTATCTAAGAGCAGATGACGTGCCCCTAGTTTCCTAGACGCTTGCCTTGTTCATTTTCTGCTGTTCCATTTCATAGTCAACCGGTGACTGCATGCTATTGTTCGTGTGCTTGCGTGTAGGGTTGTAGAACATCTCGATGTAGTCGAACACGTCTTGCCTTGCTGCGTCGCGTGTGAGGTACGTTCGTCGCCTGATCCGCTCCCGTTTCAATAGGTGAAAAAAGTTCTCTGCCACGGCATTGTCATGGCAATTCCCACGCCTGCTCATACTGGCATCCAGATTGTGTTTGCTGAGAACCGATTGCCACTCTGCACCCGTGAACTATAGCCTTGGACGCCCTTCTAAGTGTCAAGCCGCGATCTGAGCCCGATTGATCTGTTTGTGGCGTCGCGCGATGATGTTGAAGACTTCGCGAGCTATGTATCGCTTGACGCAGCGGATTGCTTCGAGTTTGGAATGGCCTTGGGCTACTCGGCGCGCCACGTATTCTTGGGTCTTTGAATCC
This region includes:
- a CDS encoding transposase domain-containing protein — its product is MLASLIETCKLTQIESHNYLTGVLKAIVNRHKQKEIEQLLP